One Scleropages formosus chromosome 8, fSclFor1.1, whole genome shotgun sequence DNA window includes the following coding sequences:
- the dxo gene encoding decapping and exoribonuclease protein, with translation MDRYRSRDHKSKPREDIQLMCKRDAEDSWEAAEGRKHARPERDVSALSSVPRILSTRAALYERDFPVYKQPVEVGCFSLDSRRTFFNDARQLRYYVEPDRKPKLDLREGYRERYVRRDERVKENLDHLLTWILANRSKLPSRPAASSSLLELDVDIVTWRGHLTKLLTTPYETQEGWQLAVTKFGGTLYVSEVETEAARQSRESRTERHDEMMYWGYKFEQYTCADEVGACPNPGGVVNTNEAFCTVVQTRLGPHKLLFSGEVDCRDPDPLAPPAPSCYIELKTSAEIRMPKQRRNFLRYKLLKWWAQSFLPGVPRIIAGFRDSDGTVVSVETYHTSTIPQIIKSEYNSWKPTVCMNFCFDFLSFAKTAAIEDDPRVVYLFSWEPNRDVIYSVHRDSPYTFLPEWYVRQMMSLPK, from the exons ATGGACCGCTACAGATCGCGTGATCACAAGTCAAAACCCCGTGAAGATATACAGTTAATGTGTAAAAGAGACGCGGAGGACTCGTGGGAGGCTGCGGAGGGGCGCAAACACGCGCGACCCGAGCGCGACGTGAGCGCGCTTTCCTCGGTGCCGCGGATCCTGAGCACTCGCGCCGCGCTCTACGAGAGAGACTTCCCCGTGTACAAACAGCCCGTGGAAGTGGGCTGCTTTTCCCTCGACTCTCGGCGCACATTTTTCAACGACGCGCGACAGCTGCGCTACTACGTGGAGCCGGACAGGAAGCCGAAGTTGGACCTGCGCGAGGGCTACCGCGAGCGATACGTCAGGAGGGATGAGCGCGTGAAGGAAAACCTGGACCACCTCCTCACGTGGATCTTGGCAAACCGCTCCAAACTGCCGAGCAgacctgctgcctcctcctccttgct TGAGCTCGATGTGGACATCGTCACATGGAGGGGACACCTGACCAAGTTACTGACCACACCCTACGAGACTCAGGAGGGGTGGCAGCTGGCCGTGACCAAGTTCGGTGGTACTCTGTATGTCAGCGAGGTGGAGACGGAGGCTGCCCGTCAGAGCCGGGAAAGCCGCACCGAAAGACATGACGAGATGATGTACTGGGGCTACAAGTTTGAGCAGTACACCTGCGCAG ATGAAGTTGGTGCTTGCCCCAATCCCGGTGGAGTGGTGAACACCAACGAGGCTTTTTGTACCGTGGTCCAGACGCGGCTTGGGCCGCACAAGCTGCTGTTCTCGGGGGAGGTGGATTGTCGGGATCCAGACCCACTGgcaccccctgccccctcctgctacATTGAGCTCAAAACCTCTGCGGAGATTCGCATGCCAAAGCAACGAAGAAATTTCCTGAG GTACAAGCTGTTGAAATGGTGGGCTCAGTCATTCCTCCCTGGAGTCCCCAGAATCATTGCTGGTTTCCGCGACAGTGATGGAACGGTGGTTTCTGTGGAAACCTACCACACCTCCACAATACCTCAGATTATAAAG AGTGAGTACAATTCCTGGAAGCCGACCGTGTGCATGAACTTCTGCTTTGACTTCCTCTCAtttgcaaagacagcagcaataGAAGATGATCCTCG GGTAGTGTACCTGTTCTCATGGGAGCCGAACAGGGATGTCATTTACTCTGTCCACAGAGACTCACCGTACACCTTCCTCCCAGAGTGGTACGTGAGGCAGATGATGTCCCTGCCCAAGTAA